A section of the Leptospira kobayashii genome encodes:
- a CDS encoding acyl-CoA dehydrogenase family protein, with the protein MDRILPFTEEHQQFREMTRKFFETEVKPHHEEWEKNHIVPKEVWRKAGEYGLLCPNVDPAYGGAGADFLYNVIIIEESAKVGNSGFFISLHNDVIAPYISTYANDEQKKRWLPKCVSGESILAIAMTEPGAGSDLKSLRTSAVDKGDHYIVNGQKTFISNGQLSDLIITAVKHDNGTISLLMVEEGMEGFERGRNLDKIGLKAQDTSELYYNDVKVPKSNLIGTQGQGFRYLMQKLAQERLVLALAAVEATRLVQRITLQYIKERKAFGQKIGSFQNTKFKMAEMATELEMSQVFLDKVIIEHMKGENTTVEASMCKWYATEMQKRHTDECLQFFGGYGYMMEYPIARAYLDARIQTIYAGTTEIMKEIIGRGLGL; encoded by the coding sequence ATGGATCGAATCCTGCCTTTTACAGAAGAGCACCAACAATTCCGAGAAATGACTCGGAAATTTTTTGAAACAGAAGTCAAACCCCATCATGAAGAATGGGAAAAGAATCATATCGTCCCGAAAGAAGTCTGGAGAAAAGCAGGCGAATACGGCTTACTTTGTCCGAATGTAGATCCCGCTTACGGTGGTGCAGGCGCTGATTTTCTATACAATGTTATCATCATTGAAGAGTCCGCAAAAGTAGGAAACAGCGGTTTTTTTATCTCTCTCCATAACGATGTAATTGCTCCTTATATTTCCACTTATGCAAACGATGAACAAAAGAAACGTTGGCTACCGAAATGTGTTTCCGGAGAAAGCATACTTGCCATTGCAATGACCGAGCCGGGTGCCGGATCGGATTTAAAATCTCTCAGAACCAGTGCTGTAGATAAGGGAGACCACTACATTGTAAACGGCCAAAAAACTTTTATCTCCAACGGTCAACTGTCGGATCTCATCATAACAGCCGTTAAACATGACAACGGAACAATATCTCTACTTATGGTCGAGGAAGGAATGGAAGGATTCGAAAGAGGAAGAAACCTTGACAAGATCGGTTTGAAAGCTCAGGACACATCAGAGCTTTACTATAACGATGTCAAGGTGCCAAAATCAAATCTCATCGGAACACAAGGACAAGGTTTTCGTTACCTGATGCAAAAGCTAGCTCAGGAACGTTTGGTTCTGGCACTCGCGGCCGTAGAAGCAACAAGACTAGTACAAAGAATTACCTTACAATATATCAAAGAACGTAAAGCATTCGGTCAGAAGATAGGTTCTTTCCAAAACACAAAGTTCAAGATGGCGGAGATGGCAACCGAATTGGAAATGTCCCAGGTATTTTTGGACAAAGTGATCATCGAACACATGAAAGGTGAAAATACTACGGTAGAAGCATCCATGTGCAAATGGTATGCGACTGAAATGCAAAAAAGACATACGGACGAATGTTTGCAATTCTTCGGTGGCTACGGTTATATGATGGAGTATCCTATCGCACGCGCTTATTTGGATGCACGCATTCAAACCATCTATGCGGGAACGACTGAGATTATGAAAGAAATCATCGGACGCGGACTCGGATTATAA